A genomic window from Purpureocillium takamizusanense chromosome 2, complete sequence includes:
- the ATP2 gene encoding atp2, beta subunit of the F1 sector of mitochondrial F1F0 ATP synthase (BUSCO:EOG09261T74~EggNog:ENOG503NVU5~COG:C), with the protein MFKSGISSFARAARPSFAAAATRRAIKPVSLRFPLNSRFASTTSVGDGKIHQVIGAVVDVKFDSAKLPAILNSLETENNGQKLVLEVAQHLGENVVRCIAMDGTEGLVRGAKAKDTGAPITIPVGPATLGRIMNVTGDPIDERGPIKTDKFLPIHAEPPTFTDQSTSAEILVTGIKVVDLLAPYARGGKIGLFGGAGVGKTVFIQELINNIAKAHGGYSVFTGVGERTREGNDLYHEMQETSVIQLEGESKVALVFGQMNEPPGARARVALTGLTVAEYFRDQEGQDVLLFIDNIFRFTQAGSEVSALLGRIPSAVGYQPTLAVDMGGMQERITTTKKGSITSVQAVYVPADDLTDPAPATTFAHLDATTVLSRGISELGIYPAVDPLDSTSRMLDPRIVGQEHYDTATRVQQILQEYKGLQDIIAILGMDELSEADKLTVERARKIQRFLSQPFTVAQVFTGIEGKLVDLKDTIASFKAILGGEGDSLPEGAFYMVGDLASAKEKGEKILAELEKN; encoded by the exons ATGTTCAAGAG cggcattTCCTCCTTCGCCAGGGCCGCCCGGCCGTCcttcgcggccgcggccacgcgACGTGCCATCAAGCCTGTGTCCCTTCGATTCCCTCTCAACAGCCGATTCGCCTCTACCACCAGCGTCGGTGATGGCAAGATTCATCAG GTCATCGGTGCCGTTGTCGACG TCAAGTTCGACAGCGCCAAGCTGCCGGCCATTCTGAACTCCCTCGAGACGGAGAACAACGGCCAGaagctcgtccttgaggtcgCG CAACATCTCGGCGAGAATGTTGTCCGCTGCATTGCCATGGACG GTACCGAGGGTCTCGTCCGAGGTGCCAAGGCTAAGGACACTGGTGCCCCTATCACCATCCCCGTCGGCCCTGCTACTCTCGGCCGCATCATGAACGTCACCGGTGACCCGATCGACGAGCGTGGTCCCATCAAGACTGACAAGTTCTTGCCTATCCACGCTGAGCCGCCCACCTTCACTGACCAGTCCACCTCTGCCGAGATTCTGGTCACTGGTATCAAGGTCGTCGATCTGCTCGCTCCCTACGCTCGTGGTGGAAAGATCGGCCTCTTCGGTGGTGCCGGTGTCGGCAAGACCGTGTTCATTCAGGAGCTGATCAACAACATCGCCAAGGCTCACGGTGGTTACTCCGTCTTCACTGGTGTCGGTGAGCGTACCCGTGAGGGTAACGACCTGTACCACGAAATGCAGGAGACCTCCGTCATtcagctcgagggcgagtcCAAGGTCGCTCTGGTTTTCGGTCAGATGAACGAGCCCCCGGGTGCTCGTGCCCGTGTCGCTCTTACTGGTCTTACCGTCGCCGAGTACTTCCGTGACCAGGAAGGTCAGGATG TGCTGCTCTTCATCGACAACATTTTCCGATTCACCCAGGCCGGTTCCGAAGTGTCTGCCCTGCTGGGTCGTATCCCCTCCGCCGTCGGTTACCAGcccaccctcgccgtcgacatgggTGGCATGCAGGAGCGTATTACCACCACCAAGAAGGGCTCCATCACCtccgtccaggccgtctACGTCCCTGCTGACGATTTGACTGACCCTGCTCCCGCCACCACCTTCGCTCACTTGGACGCCACCACCGTCTTGTCCCGTGGTATCTCCGAGCTGGGTATCTACCCCGCTGTCGACCCTCTCGACTCCACCTCGCGTATGCTTGACCCCCGTATCGTCGGTCAGGAGCACTACGACACCGCCACCCGCGTCCAGCAGATCCTCCAGGAGTACAAGGGTCTCCaggacatcatcgccatTCTGGGTATGGACGAACTTtccgaggccgacaagctcaCCGTCGAGCGTGCCCGTAAGATCCAGCGTTTCCTGTCCCAGCCTTTCACCGTCGCCCAGGTCTTCACTGGTATCGAGGGTAAGCTGGTCGACCTCAAGGACACCATCGCCTCGTTCAAGGCTATCCTGGGCGGTGAGGGCGATAGCCTACCCGAGGGTGCCTTCTACATGGTTGGCGATCTGGCCTCGGCCAAGGAGAAGGGTGAGAAGATTCTcgcggagctggagaagaacTAG
- a CDS encoding uncharacterized protein (COG:S~TransMembrane:1 (o349-369i)~EggNog:ENOG503P5AE), translating to MEPPLGQPPVLPSDDDQPPEKPYHAKRPHRKSRKGCLTCKARKVKCDEHRPICRNCRLRNQECVYATPPDSGSASSPSGSASSSSSASLVRAAAAPSIIIEPQFLPPDFDETAMRFLWYYTTNTCSSFTIEGGDWRPIEDIMRTTVVQYAFGSPFLMDTLLGLASLHQQTLLLDHNQQRAIAYRARAFEGYRHVITSPNGKDRCAMLANALLLTALASENFRDLYGPKCYIVNWMVVWRGIGLLIDHIGPEEVQASGLEPLFYRPQIDLGLSAADIPAHLLTMLEAIKEGDPEHQHIRIYYKVLEFLGSLFQNLRLGGFGAVMRLRIITWLTFLPQQFVDCVQNMLPRALVIVAHYVPFLKLMSAVWWLKGIGNRSLHDLLDHLGPKWSHLLKMPQDAIREEDELKVARIILGNPRWISQTPGGNYWDAQQEAETRALTWVDDQGRAVRARTVTEVPDEVNLAPGLGEGS from the coding sequence ATGGAGCCACCGCTCGGACAGCCTCCTGTGCTGCCgtcggacgacgaccagcCGCCTGAGAAGCCCTACCATGCCAAACGACCTCACAGAAAGTCTCGCAAGGGCTGCCTCACGTGCAAGGCCCGCAAGGTCAAGTGCGATGAGCATCGCCCCATCTGCAGGAACTGCAGGCTACGCAATCAAGAATGCGTTTACGCAACTCCCCCAGACTCGGgctcagcctcgtcgccatctggctcggcctcgtcctcgtcttccgcCTCCCTAGtacgcgctgctgctgctccgtccatcatcatcgagcCGCAGTTTCTCCCCCCTGATTTCGACGAGACTGCCATGAGGTTTCTCTGGTATTACACCACAAACACCTGCTCATCCTTCAccatcgagggcggcgactggAGACCCATCGAGGATATTATGAGGACCACCGTGGTGCAGTACGCCTTCGGTTCGCCTTTCCTCATGGATACCCTGCTCGGCCTGGCTAGCCTTCACCAGCAGACACTCCTCTTGGACCACAATCAGCAAAGGGCCATTGCGTACAGGGCTCGCGCATTCGAAGGCTATCGGCACGTTATAACATCTCCAAATGGCAAGGACCGATGCGCCATGCTCGCCAACGCCCTGCTCCTCACGGCACTCGCTTCGGAAAACTTCCGAGACTTGTACGGCCCCAAGTGCTACATCGTCAACTGGATGGTTGTTTGGAGAGGCATCGGGCTCTTGATCGACCACATAGGTCCCGAAGAGGTCCAAGCAAGCGGTCTCGAGCCTCTATTCTACAGGCCCCAGATAGACCTTGGCCTGTCGGCCGCCGATATTCCAGCCCACCTCCTCACCATGCTGGAAGCCATCAAGGAAGGCGATCCGGAGCACCAGCATATTCGGATATACTACAAAGTTCTCGAGTTCCTGGGCTCGCTCTTTCAGAATCTACGCTTAGGCGGCTTCGGCGCAGTCATGAGGTTGCGCATCATTACCTGGCTGACGTTTCTGCCTCAACAGTTCGTGGACTGCGTGCAGAACATGCTACCACGAGCTCTTGTGATCGTTGCTCACTATGTCCCCTTTCTCAAGCTTATGAGCGCAGTTTGGTGGCTCAAGGGCATCGGGAACCGTTCGCTCCACGATCTGCTGGACCATCTGGGCCCGAAATGGAGCCATCTCCTCAAGATGCCACAAGATGCCATCCGTGAGGAGGATGAGCTCAAGGTCGCTCGCATCATCTTGGGTAACCCGCGGTGGATATCCCAGACGCCTGGCGGGAATTACTGGGATGCTCAGCAGGAAGCCGAAACCAGGGCGCTTACCTGGGTCGACGATCAGGGAAGAGCAGTGCGCGCTAGGACCGTGACCGAAGTTCCCGACGAGGTTAACCTGGCGCCTGGACTTGGAGAAGGGTCGTAG
- a CDS encoding uncharacterized protein (COG:O~EggNog:ENOG503NWYM) translates to MHAPVARRAFPTVAFAARAPAPRSLHTSPPARNAAPGSDGKPADDSVTEHDGDVEEQTGAGTSGGRTRSHAAGPSRTRQARRRVASALPPVKLPPSFLDNNVSVFAPGIQPRLPAAISEDSRHEKISRLFHDQNPGSQQAHQALESYFETALNNLLVKHTELAVDLEMSSSDVADVSWNSPDKIERVVRLWDMILDSAWHLTDALYPARQAEYIYKTRPFWWWHIYKDLDPRTHRFRDQFLSLALSLDNHLHHAERLEKPLAHAVADFPIDTLVAMQKAIGRELNASSPSNFDPKTGKRPITILSLSGYGGKAVAESIGEHLALWNEADLIRLDAHDLSALVGEYLGQNWAYSRGSISMLGFRAAELNGKLAADPESLRRHQDDDDGDGESGILGIRTETGTLADELQNIRKGGYDGFSKWESLKIDKILDHIIRSASLKTQSAQPRPVLLQIHDVVELSMTLEGSLLLGKLRALVDGAWQQGLRIAVLGTSSCEEPSDEYQGAIADLAVGDLIITRHIQPDRADRHMAKSQQRPTFNLQQADYFAENVHNINRMLRSMDPDAAQQLLDPSSDSLRAYLLSANPRFSVLRESILPVPEIYHLACAFKALEQNRQGGGTAGFLERLTMGPLRQRPGQPFLDEERPEEGGEAGDTTKSTEESKVDARAPMKLNEYEKRIVVGHIHRENLRTTFDDVHVPPETISALKLLTSLALVRPDAFSYGVLAQDKISGCLLYGPPGTGKTMLAKAVAKESGANMLEISGATINDKWVGESEKLIRAVFTLAKRLSPCVVFIDEADSLLANRSMFSSRPSHREHINQFLKEWDGMEETKAFIMVATNRPFDLDDAVLRRLPRKILVDLPLKDDRAAILRLLLKGETLDGSVSLEDYAARTPHYSGSDLKNVCVAAAMAAVEEENEAAAKHTGPEPFQYPQRRVLRSDHFDKALRQIPASISEDMVSLKLIRKFDEEYGNRRKGAKKKTMGFGILDDKQHASAAETRIRQHGGSGDGSGSGSSL, encoded by the coding sequence ATGCACGCTCCCGTGGCCCGCCGAGCGTTTCCTACGGTCGCATTCGCCGCCAGAGCCCCTGCCCCGCGATCCCTCCATACctcgcctccagctcgcAATGCCGCCCCTGGTtccgacggcaagcccgccgacgactccGTGACGGAGCacgacggcgatgtcgaggagcAGACCGGTGCCGGGACGTCCGGCGGGCGGACCAGGAGCCATGCCGCGGGtccctcgaggacgcgccaGGCACGGAGgcgcgtcgcctcggccttgccgcccgtTAAGCTGCCGCCCAGTTTCCTCGACAACAACGTCTCCGTCTTTGCCCCCGGTATCCAGCCCCGGCTGCCGGCCGCCATTTCGGAGGATTCTAGGCACGAAAAGATCTCACGCCTCTTCCACGACCAGAACCCCGGCTCCCAACAGGCGCACCAGGCTCTCGAGTCTTATTTTGAAACGGCTCTGAACAACCTCTTAGTCAAGCACACTGAGCTTGCTGTTGACCTTGAGATGTCCTCTAGCGACGTCGCCGATGTCTCCTGGAACTCGCCCGACAAGATTGAGAGGGTTGTGCGCCTCTGGGATATGATACTTGACTCTGCATGGCACCTCACCGACGCTCTATATCCCGCGCGACAAGCCGAATACATCTACAAGACGCGACCTTTCTGGTGGTGGCACATCTACAAGGACCTCGACCCGCGAACCCATCGCTTTCGCGACCAGTTTCTGTCCCTAGCGCTGTCTCTCGACAATCATCTCCATCAtgccgagcgcctcgagAAGCCCCTCGCCCACGCTGTCGCCGATTTCCCCATCGACACCCTAGTCGCGATGCAAAAGGCCATTGGACGCGAGCTCAATGCTTCATCGCCGTCCAACTTCGATCCCAAGACGGGTAAACGACCCATTACAATTTTGTCCCTGTCTGGTTACGGTGGGAAAGCCGTGGCCGAGTCGATAGGAGAACACCTTGCTCTGTGGAACGAGGCCGACCTTATCCGCCTTGATGCTCATGACCTATCGGCTCTGGTTGGCGAGTACCTGGGCCAGAACTGGGCGTACTCGCGTGGTTCAATATCCATGCTCGGGTTCCGAGCTGCTGAACTGAATGGCAAATTGGCCGCGGACCCAGAGTCTTTGAGGCGACAtcaagacgatgacgatggcgacggcgagtctGGAATTCTGGGCATACGGACTGAGACCGGGACACTGGCAGATGAGCTGCAAAATATTCGGAAGGGTGGGTACGACGGCTTCAGCAAATGGGAGAGTCTCAAGATCGACAAGATTTTGGACCACATCATCCGTTCAGCCTCGCTCAAGACGCAATCCGCACAGCCTCGACCAGTCCTTTTGCAAATCCACGATGTCGTTGAGCTGAGCATGACTTTGGAAGGCTCCTTACTGCTAGGCAAGTTGAGGGCATTGGTTGACGGTGCCTGGCAGCAGGGCTTGAGGATTGCCGTCTTGGGCACATCATCATGCGAAGAGCCGTCTGATGAATATCAAGGCGCTATCGCggaccttgccgtcggagACTTGATCATCACCCGCCACATTCAGCCAGACCGCGCCGACAGACACATGGCCAAGAGCCAACAACGACCCACCTTCAACCTGCAACAGGCAGACTACTTTGCCGAGAACGTACATAACATCAACAGGATGCTCAGAAGCATGGACCCGGACGCAGCGCAGCAACTCCTCGATCCGTCCAGTGACAGTCTGCGAGCCTACTTATTGTCGGCCAACCCGCGCTTCTCTGTTCTGCGCGAGTCCatcctccccgtccccgagATTTATCACCTTGCATGTGCATTCAAAGCCCTCGAACAGAACCGTCAAGGCGGTGGGACGGCTGGCTTTCTTGAGCGGTTAACAATGGGTCCCTTGCGGCAAAGACCTGGACAGCCCTTCCTGGACGAGGAACGGCcggaagaaggcggcgaagCAGGCGACACAACCAAATCCACGGAAGAGAGCAAAGTAGACGCGCGAGCGCCCATGAAACTCAACGAGTACGAGAAGAGGATAGTTGTAGGTCATATCCATCGGGAAAACCTCCGAACGACCTTCGATGATGTTCACGTCCCCCCGGAGACAATATCGGCGCTGAAGCTGCTCACCTCATTGGCGCTCGTCCGGCCGGACGCCTTTTCCTATGGCGTCCTTGCTCAGGACAAGATCTCGGGCTGCCTTCTCTACGGCCCTCCCGGCACGGGCAAGACGATGCTCGCTAAGGCGGTGGCGAAGGAGAGCGGGGCCAACATGCTCGAGATCAGCGGCGCTACCATCAACGACAAGTGGGTTGGTGAAAGCGAGAAGCTGATCCGCGCAGTCTTTACCTTGGCAAAGCGGCTGTCGCCATGTGTTGTCTTCATTGATGAGGCGGATTCGCTGCTTGCAAATCGCAGCATGTTCAGCAGCCGGCCGTCTCATCGTGAACATATTAACCAATTCCTCAAGGAATGGGACGGCATGGAAGAGACCAAAGCCTTCATCATGGTGGCGACCAACAGGCCGTTCGACTTGGATGACGCCGTGTTGCGGCGACTCCCACGCAAGATTCTGGTCGACCTCCCGCTCAAGGACGACCGCGCGGCCATTCtcaggctgctgctcaaggGCGAGACCCTGGACGGCTCCGTCTCGCTCGAAGACTAcgccgcgaggacgccgcACTACTCGGGATCGGACCTGAAGAACGTTTGCGttgccgcggccatggccgccgtcgaggaggagaacgAGGCCGCTGCCAAGCACACTGGGCCCGAGCCCTTCCAGTACCCGCAACGCCGCGTGCTGCGCAGCGACCACTTCGATAAGGCGCTCAGGCAGATACCGGCCAGTATCAGCGAGGACATGGTGTCGCTGAAGCTGATTCGCAAGTTTGACGAAGAGTACGGAAACCGCAGGAAGggcgccaagaagaagaCCATGGGCTTTGGTATCCTCGACGACAAACAGCACGCCAGCGCGGCTGAGACGAGGATCCGCCAgcatggcggcagcggcgatggcagcggcagcggcagcagcctgtGA
- the TFB1 gene encoding RNA polymerase II transcription factor B subunit 1 (BUSCO:EOG0926315C~EggNog:ENOG503NXQD~COG:K~COG:L), whose translation MAIPAGRTLYKKKDGILTLSGDNQTVTWTPNSGGPPTVSLPVASITNLQQTPDSAAKVMLKIFEKSESGGDPVTYLFHFNTSEAKTEAKSIKDVLSRLLADLRANDASIPRPTATGTPSGAGSSTPVTNGSGSASASMAFASAVNAQPSSTRWFDDSQLKVDIELQQSLMKKDRALYQTYMEAMAAKPESISGAAFNSQFWSTRTNLLRAHAIEINQKRGAYNVLSTVKPRTVDGELKLNISVEQVQMIFAQHPLVKRIYNENVPKLSEAEFWSRFFLSRLSKKLRGERVTDNDRPDSLFDKYDVSENTEGFQSKIMAQSVPHIIDIEANEENQGGFRSGNAKDVEMRPRSNIPIVKTLNSLSEKIMANVAPSDPTVDDNQSTYHELSLRDLRGDTQEHRIMLNVQEQNKFFNKQDSAPSTNERIFSAQVPAEVLSRMRSNLRAFDVNGTADHSGLLATVEFDDESDSDDEERKRSQVGSRAAVKAAEKEVMSGILQQRAQKYGHASDATSPMGLSTGMVDKCALTHATSIEFLHQFWTAFLSGDPDRAAELQYLAESLKRSAARIAAVADEAETEREAVIRRRKQEIRDHFERTGKKIRWKSDMVGGGRDAVLKMMKPALDALDKAQGDYSRALAAEGIQISTE comes from the exons ATGGCGATTCCTGCCGGTCGCACGCTGTATAAGAAAAAGGACGGCATCCTGACCTTGTCTGGCGACAACCAAACGGTCACATGGACACCCAACTCAGGAGGGCCTCCAACGGTCTCTCTGCCCGTCGCTAGTATAACGA ACCTGCAGCAGACCCCGGACAGCGCAGCCAAGGTGATGCTCAAGATATTCGAGAAGTCGGAGAGCGGAGGCGACCCTGTCACGTATTTATTTCACTTCAACACCTCCGAGGCAAAGACGGAAGCCAAGTCAATCAAGGACGTGCTTTCCCGCCTGTTGGCAGACCTTCGTGCAAATGATGCCAGCATCCCGCGGCCGACCGCTACCGGGACACCGTCCggcgcgggctcgtcgaCTCCTGTCaccaacggcagcggcagcgcctccgCCTCTATGGCCTTCGCCAGCGCGGTCAACGCGCAGCCGTCCTCGACCCGATGGTTTGATGACAGCCAGCTCAAAGTCGACATTGAGCTTCAGCAGTCGCTCATGAAGAAGGACCGAGCCCTATATCAGACGTACAtggaggccatggcggccaagcCGGAGTCTATATCCGGAGCCGCCTTCAACTCACAGTTCTGGTCCACACGGACGAACCTCTTGAGGGCACATGCGATTGAGATCAATCAGAAACGGGGCGCTTACAACGTGCTTTCCACGGTTAAGCCGCGCACCGTCGATGGAGAGCTCAAGCTCAACATCAGTGTCGAACAGGTCCAGATGATCTTCGCACAGCATCCCCTGGTGAAGCGAATCTACAATGAGAATGTTCCCAAGCTCTCCGAGGCCGAGTTTTGGTCACGCTTCTTCCTTAGCCGGCTCTCGAAGAAGTTAAGAGGAGAGCGTGTGACCGATAATGACCGTCCCGATTCGCTCTTCGACAAGTACGACGTGAGCGAAAACACGGAAGGCTTCCAGAGTAAGATCATGGCGCAGAGCGTGCCACACATCATCGACATTGAAGCGAACGAGGAGAACCAAGGCGGTTTCCGGTCCGGGAATGCCAAGGACGTCGAgatgcggccgaggagcaacATCCCCATCGTCAAGACTCTTAACAGCCTCAGCGAGAAAATCATGGCCAACGTTGCGCCATCTGATCCTACCGTTGACGATAACCAAAGCACGTACCATGAGCTGTCGCTGCGAGATCTTCGGGGTGACACCCAAGAGCACCGCATCATGCTCAACGTGCAAGAGCAGAACAAATTCTTCAACAAGCAGGActcagcgccgtcgacgaatGAGCGCATCTTTTCGGCGCAGGTTCCGGCCGAGGTGCTGTCCCGCATGAGATCAAACCTTCGAGCCTTCGACGTCAACGGCACGGCTGATCATAGTGGTCTCCTTGCGACTGTTGAGTTCGACGACGAAAGTGacagcgatgacgaggagcggAAACGGTCTCAAGTCGGTTCGCGTGCGGCCGTCAAGGCTGCCGAGAAGGAGGTCATGTCGGGCATTCTCCAGCAGCGAGCTCAGAAGTATGGGCACGCCAGTGACGCAACGTCTCCGATGGGCCTATCCACCGGGATGGTGGACAAGTGTGCCCTTACGCACGCTACGAGCATCGAGTTCCTGCACCAGTTTTGGACCGCCTTCCTCTCGGGAGACCCGGACcgggccgccgagctgcagtACCTGGCCGAATCCCTGAAGCGCTCTGccgcgcgcatcgccgccgtggcggacgAGGCAGAGACGGAGAGGGAGGCCGTCATCCGGAGGCGCAAGCAGGAGATCCGCGACCATTTCGAGCGGACCGGGAAGAAGATTCGGTGGAAATCGGACATGGTGGGCGGTGGGCGCGATGCCGTGCTCAAGATGATGAAGCCCGCGCTAGACGCCTTGGACAAGGCGCAAGGGGACTACTCGAgggcccttgccgccgagggcattCAGATCTCGACGGAATGA
- the TFB1 gene encoding RNA polymerase II transcription factor B subunit 1, variant 2 (BUSCO:EOG0926315C~EggNog:ENOG503NXQD~COG:K~COG:L), translating into MLKIFEKSESGGDPVTYLFHFNTSEAKTEAKSIKDVLSRLLADLRANDASIPRPTATGTPSGAGSSTPVTNGSGSASASMAFASAVNAQPSSTRWFDDSQLKVDIELQQSLMKKDRALYQTYMEAMAAKPESISGAAFNSQFWSTRTNLLRAHAIEINQKRGAYNVLSTVKPRTVDGELKLNISVEQVQMIFAQHPLVKRIYNENVPKLSEAEFWSRFFLSRLSKKLRGERVTDNDRPDSLFDKYDVSENTEGFQSKIMAQSVPHIIDIEANEENQGGFRSGNAKDVEMRPRSNIPIVKTLNSLSEKIMANVAPSDPTVDDNQSTYHELSLRDLRGDTQEHRIMLNVQEQNKFFNKQDSAPSTNERIFSAQVPAEVLSRMRSNLRAFDVNGTADHSGLLATVEFDDESDSDDEERKRSQVGSRAAVKAAEKEVMSGILQQRAQKYGHASDATSPMGLSTGMVDKCALTHATSIEFLHQFWTAFLSGDPDRAAELQYLAESLKRSAARIAAVADEAETEREAVIRRRKQEIRDHFERTGKKIRWKSDMVGGGRDAVLKMMKPALDALDKAQGDYSRALAAEGIQISTE; encoded by the coding sequence ATGCTCAAGATATTCGAGAAGTCGGAGAGCGGAGGCGACCCTGTCACGTATTTATTTCACTTCAACACCTCCGAGGCAAAGACGGAAGCCAAGTCAATCAAGGACGTGCTTTCCCGCCTGTTGGCAGACCTTCGTGCAAATGATGCCAGCATCCCGCGGCCGACCGCTACCGGGACACCGTCCggcgcgggctcgtcgaCTCCTGTCaccaacggcagcggcagcgcctccgCCTCTATGGCCTTCGCCAGCGCGGTCAACGCGCAGCCGTCCTCGACCCGATGGTTTGATGACAGCCAGCTCAAAGTCGACATTGAGCTTCAGCAGTCGCTCATGAAGAAGGACCGAGCCCTATATCAGACGTACAtggaggccatggcggccaagcCGGAGTCTATATCCGGAGCCGCCTTCAACTCACAGTTCTGGTCCACACGGACGAACCTCTTGAGGGCACATGCGATTGAGATCAATCAGAAACGGGGCGCTTACAACGTGCTTTCCACGGTTAAGCCGCGCACCGTCGATGGAGAGCTCAAGCTCAACATCAGTGTCGAACAGGTCCAGATGATCTTCGCACAGCATCCCCTGGTGAAGCGAATCTACAATGAGAATGTTCCCAAGCTCTCCGAGGCCGAGTTTTGGTCACGCTTCTTCCTTAGCCGGCTCTCGAAGAAGTTAAGAGGAGAGCGTGTGACCGATAATGACCGTCCCGATTCGCTCTTCGACAAGTACGACGTGAGCGAAAACACGGAAGGCTTCCAGAGTAAGATCATGGCGCAGAGCGTGCCACACATCATCGACATTGAAGCGAACGAGGAGAACCAAGGCGGTTTCCGGTCCGGGAATGCCAAGGACGTCGAgatgcggccgaggagcaacATCCCCATCGTCAAGACTCTTAACAGCCTCAGCGAGAAAATCATGGCCAACGTTGCGCCATCTGATCCTACCGTTGACGATAACCAAAGCACGTACCATGAGCTGTCGCTGCGAGATCTTCGGGGTGACACCCAAGAGCACCGCATCATGCTCAACGTGCAAGAGCAGAACAAATTCTTCAACAAGCAGGActcagcgccgtcgacgaatGAGCGCATCTTTTCGGCGCAGGTTCCGGCCGAGGTGCTGTCCCGCATGAGATCAAACCTTCGAGCCTTCGACGTCAACGGCACGGCTGATCATAGTGGTCTCCTTGCGACTGTTGAGTTCGACGACGAAAGTGacagcgatgacgaggagcggAAACGGTCTCAAGTCGGTTCGCGTGCGGCCGTCAAGGCTGCCGAGAAGGAGGTCATGTCGGGCATTCTCCAGCAGCGAGCTCAGAAGTATGGGCACGCCAGTGACGCAACGTCTCCGATGGGCCTATCCACCGGGATGGTGGACAAGTGTGCCCTTACGCACGCTACGAGCATCGAGTTCCTGCACCAGTTTTGGACCGCCTTCCTCTCGGGAGACCCGGACcgggccgccgagctgcagtACCTGGCCGAATCCCTGAAGCGCTCTGccgcgcgcatcgccgccgtggcggacgAGGCAGAGACGGAGAGGGAGGCCGTCATCCGGAGGCGCAAGCAGGAGATCCGCGACCATTTCGAGCGGACCGGGAAGAAGATTCGGTGGAAATCGGACATGGTGGGCGGTGGGCGCGATGCCGTGCTCAAGATGATGAAGCCCGCGCTAGACGCCTTGGACAAGGCGCAAGGGGACTACTCGAgggcccttgccgccgagggcattCAGATCTCGACGGAATGA